A section of the Tamandua tetradactyla isolate mTamTet1 chromosome 4, mTamTet1.pri, whole genome shotgun sequence genome encodes:
- the LOC143680157 gene encoding olfactory receptor 10X1-like: MILKTLICCFFQILDIQTMWINRTILNEFILVGFSVYPDIQTFIFVVFLCLYLFTLMGNVAIMGLTWVDRALHTPMYLFLSALSFSETCYTMTIIPKMLADLLAKDRSISVVGCGLQMCFFLGLGRTNCIILTLTGYDWFLAICNPLRYPSLMTSMVCGQLVASAWAAGFFVSLVETSLIFRGYFCNPNLVKHFFCHMRAVVKLSCLDSDFTKLIVTVISVSGLLGTFMLTILTFIFILSTVLRIPSAEGKQKAFSTCASHLTVVIIHFGFSSIVYLQPEASGGDDTLIAIPYTVLTPFLSPLIFTLRNKDMKNAFRKVLEKVVVTDN, from the coding sequence ATGATTCTGAAAACACTCATCTGCTGTTTCTTTCAGATTTTGGACATTCAAACAATGTGGATCAACCGGACAATCCTGAACGAATTCATCCTTGTTGGCTTTTCTGTTTATCCAGATATACAGACATTCATCTTTGTGGTCTTCCTTTGCCTCTACCTTTTCACCCTCATGGGTAATGTGGCCATCATGGGTCTAACTTGGGTGGACAGAGCCCTCCACACCCCTATGTACCTCTTTCTCAGCGCACTCTCATTCTCTGAGACCTGCTACACTATGACCATCATTCCCAAGATGCTGGCAGATCTTCTGGCCAAGGACAGAAGCATTTCAGTTGTAGGCTGTGGCTTGCAGATGTGTTTCTTCTTGGGACTTGGTCGCACCAACTGCATCATTCTTACACTGACGGGGTATGATTGGTTCCTGGCCATCTGCAACCCTCTTAGGTATCCTTCGCTCATGACCAGTATGGTATGTGGACAACTTGTGGCCTCTGCTTGGGCTGCAGGCTTCTTTGTCTCTCTGGTAGAGACTTCACTGATATTCAGAGGTTATTTCTGTAACCCTAACCTTGTGAAACACTTTTTTTGCCATATGCGGGCAGTTGTGAAGTTGTCCTGTCTAGACAGTGACTTCACAAAACTCATTGTAACAGTGATCTCAGTGTCAGGTTTGCTGGGTACCTTTATGCTCACCATCCTCactttcatcttcattctttccaCTGTCCTCAGGATCCCTTCAGCTGAGGGCAAGCAGAAGGCATTTTCCACTTGTGCCTCTCACCTCACAGTGGTCATCATCCATTTTGGTTTTTCATCTATTGTTTATCTGCAGCCAGAAGCCTCGGGAGGAGATGACACACTCATAGCTATCCCTTACACTGTCCTTACCCCTTTCCTCAGCCCTCTCATTTTTACCCTCAGGAATAAGGACATGAAGAATGCTTTCAGAAAGGTGCTGGAAAAGGTTGTTGTTACAGATAATTAA